The genome window ACCAGTGACAGAGGGTTGCTGGATGTAGAGCGTTTTGACAGAGAGCCTAACCGCCCGATACTGCATGGGTTGGTGGGTGACTTAAACCCCAAGGATATTAAGGGGCTTACTAATGAGCAAAAGATACCTTACATTTTGCCGATGATTGGTGCCGAAAAGATTTCGCCGCGCATGAAGGCATCTATGATGGAGGTAGAAGAAACGATAAACACGTGGCCACAATTGGCTACCTCAGTGATACTGGGCGGAGCGGTTGGAGGTGATGTATGCCGCCGGATTTTGCTGGATCAGTACCACGAATCGGGCAGGTATTATATTGACTTGGATGAATTAGTAGGTGATAAAGAGCCGTTGGATAAACCGGCTCCGTTGCCCGAAAAACCAGCTGCGCTAACCAGCGGGGACATTAAAGAAGCATTAACACAAGCTGCTTCAAAAGTTCCAACAATTGAAGTTGGAAAGAACGACCTTGAAGAAATAATTGCAGCGGCTTGCCTGGCACCTTCGGGTGGTAATGTGCAGCCCTGGAAGTGGGCTTACAAAGATGGAAGGGCTTATTTATTCCACGATGAGCACTATTCGTTCTCGTTATTGGATTATAATAACTTAGGTTCGTACGTTGGATTAGGTGCCGCGATTGAAAATTTTGATTTAAAGGCAAAATCATTGGGCTATACTGCCAATGTTGAATACTTTCCTTTAGGTGCCCAAAATCATTTGATTGCCGGCATTGGTTTGCAAAAGGATAACCCTACTAGCGACGGGCTTTCAGAGTATATTGCCACTCGACTTACCAATCGTAATGCAGGACATTATGTGGCGTTTGCAGAAGGGGATAAAGAATTTTTTAAGAAAGAAATTGCAAAAATATCAGGTGCAGGTATTAGTTTTATAACCGATAGAGAACAGATTAGCCAACTTGGTAGTGTAGTTGCAAAAGCTGACAAAGTTCGTATGATGCACGCCCAAGGGCATTTCAATACGTTTTTTGAAGAAATGAGGTGGAGTGCTGAAGAAGCCGAACGCACACGCGATGGAATTGATATTTCTACCGCAGGTGCAACGCAATCTGAAGCTGTTGGATTTACAATGGCCAAAGATTACAGAGCCATAAAGCTGCTTAGCGACTGGGGTAAAGGGGCTGCTTTTGAAAAATTAACAAAAAAAGTTACCGATACAGCTTCAGCAATGGCACTTATCACTATGCCAGCAAATACGCCCGCTGACTACTTAATGGGGGGTAGGGCTGTGCAAAGGGCTTGGCTAACAGCGACAAAACTTGGCTATGCTTTTCAACCACTTTCAGTACCTTTGTTTTTATTTAGGAGATTAACCCAAGGCAAAGGTGTAGGGCTAACTACACAGGATATGGATAAATTATCACCTTTAATGAAAGAATACGAACTTATTTTGCCCGGTTTTGAAACCGGCGGGCATATATTTATGTTTAGGCTGGGCAGAGCCGATGAGCCTAAAGTGAAGGCACTGCGTAGAAATTTAAGTGAAGTATTATTTTATATATAATAACGTTGATTAGCGAAATAAAAATAAGGGCCTTTAGGGCTGTTGATGAGCCTGAAGCTTGTAAAAAGTTTGCCGAAGGGCATGCTAATGTGCTTAATGCTTACGGGGTAACTAAAGTTACATCTGCCAATGATGAGTGGATGCGAAACCCCGATGTGTATGTGTGTATGGCTGAAGCTCCTGACGGACTTATTTGCGGCGGTATACGTGTGCATGTATCAAACGGTACAATCCCCCTTCCGATGGAAGTAGCCATCGGACAGGTTGAAGATAATGTGTTTGATTTTGTGAAAAAATTTGCGGAAAACGGTGCGGGTGAGTTGTGCGGTTTGTGGAACGCCCGCGAAGTTGCAGGATACGGGGTAGGAACTACTTACCTTATGTGGGCAGGTATTGCCATTATCACCCAGCTTCAACTA of Bacteroidota bacterium contains these proteins:
- a CDS encoding Rv1355c family protein; amino-acid sequence: MKSNIQLPALADDVSYSTIFFRLRTENEIDVFNQFLIKNTNIFVFDTIHSQLCELIKSLHPSRKLSKEELHQGVEKHLAGANIQHYGVWVFYPWSRRLVHLLDEQEFIEVRTNRNQYKITREERDLLGTKKIGIVGLSVGQSIALTLAMERSFGELRLADFDDLELSNLNRIRTPLHNMGLKKVVMAAREIAEIDPFLKVTLFDDGLTEENIDRFFTEGGKLDILVDECDGLDMKILARYKARELGVPVVMDTSDRGLLDVERFDREPNRPILHGLVGDLNPKDIKGLTNEQKIPYILPMIGAEKISPRMKASMMEVEETINTWPQLATSVILGGAVGGDVCRRILLDQYHESGRYYIDLDELVGDKEPLDKPAPLPEKPAALTSGDIKEALTQAASKVPTIEVGKNDLEEIIAAACLAPSGGNVQPWKWAYKDGRAYLFHDEHYSFSLLDYNNLGSYVGLGAAIENFDLKAKSLGYTANVEYFPLGAQNHLIAGIGLQKDNPTSDGLSEYIATRLTNRNAGHYVAFAEGDKEFFKKEIAKISGAGISFITDREQISQLGSVVAKADKVRMMHAQGHFNTFFEEMRWSAEEAERTRDGIDISTAGATQSEAVGFTMAKDYRAIKLLSDWGKGAAFEKLTKKVTDTASAMALITMPANTPADYLMGGRAVQRAWLTATKLGYAFQPLSVPLFLFRRLTQGKGVGLTTQDMDKLSPLMKEYELILPGFETGGHIFMFRLGRADEPKVKALRRNLSEVLFYI